Proteins encoded within one genomic window of Streptomyces taklimakanensis:
- the tkt gene encoding transketolase — protein sequence MSTKPTTTDLEWTELDQRAVDTVRVLAMDAVQKVGNGHPGTAMSLAPAAYLLFQKLMRHDPSDARWVGRDRFVLSPGHTSLTLYIQLYLSGYGLELDDLKAFRTWDSKTPGHPEYGHTVGVETTTGPLGQGIANAVGMAMAARYERGLFDPDAAPGTSPFDHTIWAIVSDGDLEEGVSAEASSLAGHQKLGNLVALYDDNHISIEGDTATALSEDVLKRYEAYGWHVQRVEQAPNGDFDVQALYAALTAAREETERPSIIAARTIIAWPAPNAQNTEASHGSALGDEEVAATKRVLGFDPDRHFDVADEVLAHARRVVDRGRAAREAWEGELAKWREANPERAADFDRINAGELPEGWEKALPSFEPGKDMATRKASGAVLKALGGVLPELWGGSADLAGSNNTTIDASSSFLPADNPLPEASPYGRTVHFGIREHAMGSTMNGIALHGNTRIYGGTFLVFSDYMRPAVRLAALMKLPVTYVWTHDSIGLGEDGPTHQPVEHLAALRAIPGLNMVRPADANETAIAWREVVRRHGDRPAPHGIALTRQNVPTYEPNEDAARGGYVLLEAQDAQGRTTEPRVVLIGTGSEVQLAVAARETLQAEGVPARVVSMPCLEWFEEQDRQWREHVLPPAVRARVAVEAGVGLTWHRYVGEAGRIVSLEHFGASADYKVLYREFGLTPEAVVAAARESIDAAAR from the coding sequence GTGAGCACCAAGCCGACCACAACAGACCTCGAGTGGACCGAACTGGATCAGCGGGCTGTCGACACCGTCCGTGTCCTGGCCATGGACGCCGTGCAGAAAGTCGGCAACGGCCACCCAGGTACGGCCATGAGCCTGGCGCCCGCCGCGTACCTGCTCTTCCAGAAGCTGATGCGGCACGACCCGTCCGACGCCCGGTGGGTCGGACGGGACCGGTTCGTCCTCTCTCCCGGCCACACCAGCCTGACGCTCTACATCCAGCTCTACCTGTCCGGTTACGGGCTGGAGCTCGACGACCTCAAGGCCTTCCGCACCTGGGACAGCAAGACCCCCGGCCACCCCGAGTACGGCCACACGGTCGGCGTGGAGACCACCACCGGTCCGCTGGGCCAGGGCATCGCCAACGCCGTGGGCATGGCGATGGCCGCCCGCTACGAGCGCGGCCTGTTCGACCCGGACGCCGCCCCGGGCACGTCCCCCTTCGACCACACCATCTGGGCGATCGTCTCCGACGGCGACCTGGAGGAGGGCGTCTCCGCCGAGGCCTCCTCGCTGGCCGGCCACCAGAAGCTGGGCAACCTCGTCGCCCTGTACGACGACAACCACATCTCGATCGAGGGCGACACCGCGACCGCGCTCTCCGAGGACGTCCTGAAGCGCTACGAGGCCTACGGCTGGCACGTCCAGCGCGTCGAGCAGGCGCCCAACGGGGACTTCGACGTCCAGGCGCTGTACGCGGCGCTGACGGCGGCCCGGGAGGAGACCGAGCGTCCCTCGATCATCGCGGCCCGCACGATCATCGCCTGGCCCGCGCCGAACGCCCAGAACACCGAGGCCTCGCACGGCTCCGCGCTGGGCGATGAGGAGGTCGCGGCCACCAAGCGGGTGCTGGGCTTCGACCCCGACAGGCACTTCGACGTCGCCGACGAGGTCCTGGCGCACGCCCGCCGGGTCGTGGACCGGGGCCGTGCCGCGCGCGAGGCGTGGGAGGGCGAGCTCGCCAAGTGGCGCGAGGCCAACCCCGAGCGCGCCGCCGACTTCGACCGGATCAACGCCGGCGAGCTGCCCGAGGGCTGGGAGAAGGCGCTGCCGTCCTTCGAGCCGGGCAAGGACATGGCCACCCGCAAGGCGTCCGGCGCCGTGCTGAAGGCGCTGGGCGGGGTGCTGCCCGAACTGTGGGGCGGTTCCGCCGACCTCGCGGGCTCGAACAACACCACGATCGACGCCTCCTCGTCCTTCCTGCCGGCGGACAACCCGCTGCCGGAGGCCAGTCCGTACGGCCGCACGGTGCACTTCGGCATCCGCGAGCACGCCATGGGCTCGACCATGAACGGCATCGCGCTGCACGGCAACACCCGGATCTACGGCGGCACCTTCCTGGTGTTCTCCGACTACATGCGTCCGGCGGTCCGGCTGGCCGCGCTGATGAAGCTGCCGGTCACCTACGTGTGGACGCACGACTCCATCGGTCTGGGCGAGGACGGCCCGACCCACCAGCCCGTCGAGCACCTGGCCGCGCTGCGCGCGATCCCGGGCCTGAACATGGTCCGTCCGGCCGACGCCAACGAGACGGCCATCGCCTGGCGCGAGGTCGTGCGCCGCCACGGCGACCGTCCGGCCCCGCACGGCATCGCGCTGACCCGTCAGAACGTGCCGACCTACGAGCCGAACGAGGACGCCGCCCGCGGTGGCTACGTCCTGCTGGAGGCACAGGACGCGCAGGGGCGGACCACCGAGCCGCGGGTCGTCCTGATCGGCACCGGCTCCGAGGTGCAGCTCGCCGTCGCCGCGCGCGAGACCCTCCAGGCCGAGGGCGTGCCCGCCCGGGTGGTGTCGATGCCGTGCCTGGAGTGGTTCGAGGAGCAGGACCGCCAGTGGCGCGAGCACGTCCTGCCTCCGGCGGTGCGGGCCCGCGTGGCGGTCGAGGCCGGCGTCGGCCTGACCTGGCACCGGTACGTCGGCGAGGCCGGCCGGATCGTCTCCCTGGAGCACTTCGGCGCCTCGGCCGACTACAAGGTGCTCTACCGCGAGTTCGGCCTGACCCCGGAGGCGGTCGTCGCCGCCGCCCGGGAATCGATCGACGCCGCAGCACGCTGA
- the tal gene encoding transaldolase: MTDALKRLSDEGVAIWLDDLSRRRITSGNLAELLDESHVVGVTTNPSIFQKAISEGHGYDRQITDLASRDVTVEEAIRMITTADVRDAADVLRPVYDATGGLDGRVSIEVDPRLAHATRPTVAEAKQLAWLVDRPNTFIKIPATRAGIPAITETIASGISVNVTLIFSIERYRMVMDAYLEGLEQAKAKGLDLSDIHSVASFFVSRVDTEVDKRLDALGTDEAGALKGKAALANARLAYQAYEEVVASDRWTALEAAGANRQRPLWASTGVKDPAYPDTLYVTELVAPGTVNTMPEATLKAVGDHGEITGDTVRGTYEQARADLDALAKLGIDYDEVVEKLEVEGIEKFEKSWSDLLASTEAELKRLAPKEA, encoded by the coding sequence ATGACAGACGCACTCAAGCGCCTGAGCGACGAAGGCGTCGCGATCTGGCTGGACGACCTGTCCCGCCGGCGCATCACGTCCGGCAACCTCGCCGAGCTGCTGGACGAAAGCCACGTCGTGGGCGTCACCACCAACCCGTCGATCTTCCAGAAGGCGATCTCCGAGGGGCACGGCTACGACCGGCAGATCACCGATCTCGCCTCCCGCGACGTCACGGTGGAGGAGGCGATCCGGATGATCACCACCGCCGACGTCCGTGACGCCGCCGACGTGCTGCGCCCGGTCTACGACGCCACCGGCGGCCTGGACGGCCGGGTCTCCATCGAGGTGGACCCGCGGCTGGCCCACGCCACCCGGCCGACGGTCGCCGAGGCCAAGCAGCTCGCCTGGCTGGTGGACCGCCCCAACACCTTCATCAAGATCCCCGCCACCCGCGCCGGGATTCCGGCGATCACGGAGACCATCGCCTCGGGCATCAGCGTCAACGTCACGCTGATCTTCTCCATCGAGCGCTACCGGATGGTGATGGACGCCTACCTGGAGGGTCTGGAACAGGCCAAGGCCAAGGGCCTGGACCTGTCCGACATCCACTCCGTGGCGTCGTTCTTCGTCTCCCGGGTGGACACCGAGGTCGACAAGCGGCTGGACGCCCTGGGCACCGACGAGGCCGGCGCGCTCAAGGGCAAGGCCGCGCTGGCCAACGCCCGGCTGGCCTACCAGGCCTACGAGGAGGTCGTGGCCTCCGACCGCTGGACGGCCCTGGAGGCCGCCGGCGCCAACCGGCAGCGTCCGCTGTGGGCCTCCACCGGTGTGAAGGACCCGGCCTACCCCGACACCCTCTACGTCACCGAGCTGGTCGCCCCGGGCACGGTCAACACCATGCCGGAGGCCACCTTGAAGGCCGTCGGCGACCACGGCGAGATCACCGGCGACACGGTGCGCGGCACCTACGAGCAGGCCCGCGCCGACCTCGACGCGCTCGCCAAGCTGGGCATCGACTACGACGAGGTCGTCGAGAAGTTGGAGGTCGAGGGCATCGAGAAGTTCGAGAAGTCCTGGAGTGACCTGCTGGCCTCCACCGAGGCCGAGCTGAAGCGTCTCGCCCCGAAGGAGGCATGA
- a CDS encoding helix-turn-helix transcriptional regulator — MTARSGETRAPGPSTSDEHHGTRDRVARSILDHGPSTAAELARRLEITQAAVRRHLDALVAEGIVEAREKRVHGARGRGRPARAFALTDRGRGAFDQAYDQLAVDAMRWIAQAAGGGEKGRAAVADFARARVAAQTERYRAELERAAPEDRARVLAEALSRDGYAATARSAPAPAGNVPGRSPGGEQLCQHHCPVAHAAEQFPQLCEAETEVFSRLLGTHVQRLATIAHGDGVCTTFIPQVATPPGAAPTTSKTTAASASTAGRNPA, encoded by the coding sequence ATGACGGCCCGCAGCGGCGAAACCCGCGCCCCCGGTCCCTCCACCTCCGACGAGCACCACGGCACCCGCGACAGGGTCGCCCGTTCCATCCTCGACCACGGCCCCTCCACCGCCGCCGAACTGGCCCGGCGGCTGGAGATCACCCAGGCGGCCGTCCGCCGCCACCTCGACGCGCTCGTCGCCGAGGGGATCGTCGAAGCCCGTGAGAAGCGGGTCCACGGCGCGCGCGGCAGGGGGCGTCCCGCCCGGGCCTTCGCGCTCACCGACCGCGGGCGCGGCGCCTTCGACCAGGCGTACGACCAGCTCGCCGTCGACGCCATGCGCTGGATAGCGCAGGCGGCCGGCGGCGGCGAGAAGGGCCGGGCCGCGGTCGCGGACTTCGCGCGCGCCCGCGTGGCCGCCCAGACCGAGCGGTACCGGGCCGAGTTGGAGCGGGCCGCTCCCGAGGACCGCGCCAGGGTCCTGGCCGAGGCCCTCTCCCGGGACGGGTACGCTGCCACCGCGCGCAGCGCGCCCGCCCCCGCCGGGAACGTCCCCGGGCGGAGCCCCGGGGGAGAGCAGCTCTGTCAGCACCACTGCCCGGTGGCCCACGCCGCCGAGCAGTTCCCGCAGCTGTGCGAGGCGGAGACCGAGGTCTTCTCCCGCCTGCTCGGCACCCATGTTCAGCGTCTGGCCACCATCGCCCACGGCGACGGGGTGTGCACGACGTTCATCCCCCAGGTGGCCACGCCCCCCGGGGCAGCGCCCACGACATCCAAGACCACCGCAGCATCTGCAAGCACGGCCGGGAGGAACCCCGCATGA
- a CDS encoding heme o synthase, whose product MTAVESRPAGGGTAHARRAVGELDPSPAHRPLGARVKGFVALTKPRIIELLLITTIPVMFLAEQGVPDLWLVLATCIGGYLSAGGANALNMYLDRDIDALMHRTERRPLVTGVVSPREGLVFGLSLAVVSTVWFGLLVNWLSAALSLGALLFYVVVYTMLLKRRTAQNIVWGGIAGCMPVLIGWSSVTNEVSWAAVVLFLVIFFWTPPHYWPLSMKVKDDYARVGVPMLPVVAGNRAVARQIVVYSWVMVAVSLALWPLGYVGWFYPLVAAVAGGWWLWEAHALQARAKAGITGAKLKEMRLFHWSITYVSLLFVAVAVDPFLR is encoded by the coding sequence GTGACGGCCGTCGAATCCCGTCCCGCGGGTGGGGGTACCGCCCACGCCCGAAGGGCTGTGGGGGAGCTCGATCCGAGCCCAGCACATCGGCCGCTCGGGGCCCGTGTCAAGGGCTTCGTGGCGCTGACCAAGCCGCGGATCATCGAACTGCTGCTGATCACCACCATTCCGGTGATGTTCCTCGCCGAGCAGGGCGTCCCCGACCTGTGGCTGGTGCTGGCCACCTGCATCGGCGGCTACCTGTCGGCGGGCGGCGCCAACGCGCTGAACATGTACCTCGACCGGGACATCGACGCGCTGATGCACCGCACCGAGCGGCGCCCGCTGGTGACCGGGGTCGTCTCGCCGCGCGAGGGGCTGGTCTTCGGCCTCTCCCTGGCCGTGGTCTCCACGGTGTGGTTCGGCCTGCTGGTCAACTGGCTCTCGGCGGCCCTGTCCCTGGGCGCGCTGCTGTTCTACGTGGTCGTCTACACGATGCTCCTCAAGCGGCGCACCGCCCAGAACATCGTCTGGGGCGGCATCGCCGGCTGCATGCCCGTCCTCATCGGCTGGTCGTCGGTGACGAACGAGGTGAGCTGGGCGGCCGTCGTCCTCTTCCTGGTGATCTTCTTCTGGACGCCGCCGCACTACTGGCCGCTGTCGATGAAGGTCAAGGACGACTACGCCCGCGTGGGGGTCCCCATGCTTCCGGTCGTCGCGGGCAACCGGGCCGTGGCCCGGCAGATCGTGGTCTACAGCTGGGTCATGGTGGCCGTCTCGCTCGCCCTGTGGCCGCTGGGCTACGTCGGCTGGTTCTACCCGTTGGTCGCGGCCGTCGCGGGTGGTTGGTGGCTGTGGGAGGCCCACGCCCTCCAGGCCCGTGCCAAGGCCGGGATCACCGGGGCGAAGCTCAAGGAGATGCGGCTGTTCCACTGGTCGATCACGTATGTGTCGCTGCTGTTCGTGGCGGTGGCGGTGGACCCGTTCCTGCGCTGA
- the sufB gene encoding Fe-S cluster assembly protein SufB, with protein MTLPTETAHPELEGLGKYEYGWADPDAAGASAKRGLSEEVVRDISAKKSEPEWMLKLRMKGLKLFEKKPMPNWGSDLSGIDFDNIKYFVRSTEKQAQSWEDLPEDIKNTYDKLGIPEAEKQRLVAGVAAQYESEVVYHQIREDLEKQGVLFLDTDTALREHPELFQEYFGTVIPAGDNKFAALNTAVWSGGSFIYVPKGVHVDIPLQAYFRINTENMGQFERTLIIVDEDAYVHYVEGCTAPIYQSDSLHSAVVEIIVKKGARCRYTTIQNWSNNVYNLVTKRAVAYEGATMEWVDGNIGSKVTMKYPAVYLMGEHAKGETLSVAFAGEGQHQDAGAKMVHMAPNTSSNIVSKSVARGGGRTSYRGLIEIAEGAENSKSNVLCDALLVDTVSRSDTYPYVDVREDDVTMGHEATVSKVSDDQLFYLMQRGLSEDEAMAMIVRGFVEPIAKELPMEYALELNRLIELQMEGAVG; from the coding sequence ATGACTCTCCCCACGGAGACTGCCCACCCTGAGCTGGAGGGCCTGGGCAAGTACGAGTACGGCTGGGCCGATCCGGACGCCGCCGGCGCCTCGGCCAAGCGCGGCCTCTCCGAGGAGGTCGTCCGCGACATCTCGGCGAAGAAGTCCGAGCCGGAGTGGATGCTGAAGCTCCGCATGAAGGGCCTGAAGCTCTTCGAGAAGAAGCCCATGCCGAACTGGGGTTCCGACCTGAGCGGCATCGACTTCGACAACATCAAGTACTTCGTGCGGTCCACCGAGAAGCAGGCCCAGTCCTGGGAGGACCTGCCGGAGGACATCAAGAACACCTACGACAAGCTGGGCATCCCCGAGGCCGAGAAGCAGCGCCTGGTCGCCGGTGTCGCCGCCCAGTACGAGTCCGAGGTGGTCTACCACCAGATCCGCGAGGACCTGGAGAAGCAGGGCGTCCTCTTCCTGGACACCGACACCGCGCTCAGGGAGCACCCGGAGCTGTTCCAGGAGTACTTCGGCACCGTCATCCCGGCCGGCGACAACAAGTTCGCCGCGCTGAACACGGCGGTGTGGTCCGGCGGCTCGTTCATCTACGTGCCCAAGGGCGTCCACGTGGACATCCCGCTCCAGGCCTACTTCCGGATCAACACCGAGAACATGGGCCAGTTCGAGCGGACGCTGATCATCGTCGACGAGGACGCCTACGTCCACTACGTCGAGGGCTGCACCGCGCCGATCTACCAGTCGGACTCGCTGCACTCCGCGGTGGTGGAGATCATCGTCAAGAAGGGCGCCCGCTGCCGCTACACGACCATCCAGAACTGGTCGAACAACGTGTACAACCTGGTCACCAAGCGCGCCGTGGCCTACGAGGGCGCGACGATGGAGTGGGTCGACGGCAACATCGGCTCCAAGGTGACCATGAAGTACCCGGCCGTCTACCTGATGGGCGAGCACGCCAAGGGCGAGACCCTCTCGGTCGCCTTCGCGGGTGAGGGCCAGCACCAGGACGCCGGCGCCAAGATGGTGCACATGGCGCCCAACACCTCCTCCAACATCGTCTCCAAGTCGGTGGCCCGGGGCGGTGGCCGCACCTCCTACCGCGGCCTGATCGAGATCGCCGAGGGCGCCGAGAACTCCAAGTCGAACGTCCTGTGCGACGCGCTGCTGGTGGACACGGTCTCGCGCTCCGACACCTACCCCTACGTCGACGTCCGCGAGGACGACGTGACGATGGGCCACGAGGCGACGGTCTCCAAGGTCAGCGACGACCAGCTCTTCTACCTGATGCAGCGCGGTCTGTCCGAGGACGAGGCGATGGCGATGATCGTGCGCGGTTTCGTCGAGCCGATCGCCAAGGAACTGCCGATGGAGTACGCGCTGGAGCTCAACCGGCTGATCGAGCTGCAGATGGAGGGCGCGGTCGGCTGA
- a CDS encoding ABC transporter ATP-binding protein, translating to MRDTAAVEVAGLVKRYGNTTAVDGLDLTVGRGTVTAVLGPNGAGKTTTIETCEGYRRPDAGTVRVLGLDPVADAGDLRPRVGVMLQSGGVYPTVRAAEMLRHMAALHAHPLDVDALLERLGLTGCGRTPYRRLSGGQQQRLALAMAVVGRPELVFLDEPTAGLDPQARRAGWDLVRELHADGVTVVLTTHHMDEAETLADDVAIVDEGRVIARGSPEELCRGGAENTLSFTGRPGLDLGSLLKALPPGTSADEPAPGTYRLTGTVDPQLLATVTSWCAQNGVLPDGIAVERHTLEDVFLNLTGKELRS from the coding sequence ATGCGAGACACGGCGGCCGTCGAGGTCGCGGGGCTGGTGAAGCGGTACGGGAACACGACCGCGGTGGACGGGCTGGACCTCACCGTGGGGCGCGGCACCGTGACCGCCGTCCTCGGCCCCAACGGAGCCGGGAAGACCACCACCATCGAGACCTGCGAGGGCTACCGCCGCCCCGACGCGGGCACCGTCCGCGTGCTGGGCCTCGACCCGGTCGCGGACGCGGGGGACCTGCGGCCCCGGGTCGGCGTGATGCTCCAGAGCGGCGGCGTCTACCCCACCGTCCGGGCCGCGGAGATGCTGCGCCACATGGCCGCGCTGCACGCCCATCCGTTGGACGTCGACGCGCTGCTGGAGCGGCTGGGGCTCACCGGCTGCGGCCGCACCCCCTACCGCCGGCTGTCGGGCGGCCAGCAACAGCGGCTGGCCCTGGCCATGGCCGTGGTCGGCCGGCCGGAGCTGGTCTTCCTGGACGAGCCGACGGCCGGTCTGGATCCGCAGGCCCGCCGCGCCGGTTGGGACTTGGTGCGGGAGCTGCACGCGGACGGGGTGACGGTGGTGCTGACCACCCACCACATGGACGAGGCCGAGACGCTCGCCGACGACGTGGCGATCGTCGACGAGGGCCGGGTGATCGCTCGGGGCAGCCCCGAGGAGCTGTGCCGGGGCGGCGCCGAGAACACCCTGAGCTTCACCGGCCGCCCCGGCCTGGACCTGGGCTCGCTGCTCAAGGCCCTGCCCCCGGGCACCTCGGCCGACGAGCCGGCCCCCGGCACGTACCGGCTGACCGGCACCGTCGATCCCCAACTGCTGGCCACGGTGACGTCCTGGTGCGCCCAGAACGGGGTGCTGCCGGACGGCATCGCGGTGGAGCGACACACCCTGGAGGACGTCTTCCTGAACCTGACGGGCAAGGAGCTGCGGTCGTGA
- a CDS encoding COX15/CtaA family protein: MSKLLEFARNPVAYVARRWDPAQRVVERATLTALAMSVLIVVTGGVVRLTGSGLGCETWPKCSGDSLIATPEMGLHGAIEFGNRLLTYVLCAAVGWAILAVRSAKPRRRDLSRLAWSQFWLVVANALMGGMTVLMELNPYTVAVHFLLATALLTVAAVTWLRAREGDGEPRPLVGTRPRLLSRALTVASVALIVAGTVVTGAGPHAGDSSDVPRMGVDWEAATRVHSLLAWAVVGATVLLWSALRAAGAPRRPLARTRELFLVLMAQGAIGYAQYLTELPEVLVALHLFGSCLVWIAVLRMLLSLRERGLPPTVDGGADATAALPRSAAPAGLAAGR, encoded by the coding sequence GTGTCCAAACTGCTCGAATTCGCGCGGAATCCCGTCGCGTACGTCGCCAGGCGCTGGGATCCCGCCCAGCGCGTCGTGGAGCGCGCCACGCTGACCGCGCTCGCCATGAGCGTGCTCATCGTGGTCACCGGTGGGGTGGTGCGGCTGACCGGCTCGGGGCTGGGGTGCGAGACCTGGCCCAAGTGCAGCGGGGACAGCCTGATCGCCACGCCGGAGATGGGACTGCACGGCGCCATCGAGTTCGGCAACCGCCTGCTGACGTACGTGCTGTGCGCCGCCGTCGGCTGGGCGATCCTCGCGGTGCGCTCGGCGAAGCCGCGCCGCCGGGACCTGTCGCGCCTGGCCTGGTCGCAGTTCTGGCTGGTCGTCGCCAACGCCCTGATGGGCGGCATGACCGTGCTGATGGAGCTGAACCCGTACACCGTCGCCGTCCACTTCCTGCTCGCCACCGCGCTGCTCACGGTCGCCGCGGTGACCTGGCTGCGGGCCCGTGAGGGCGACGGGGAGCCGCGCCCGCTGGTGGGAACGCGGCCGCGCCTGCTCTCCCGGGCGCTGACGGTCGCCTCCGTCGCGCTGATCGTCGCCGGCACCGTGGTGACGGGGGCGGGCCCCCACGCGGGCGACAGCAGCGACGTGCCGCGGATGGGCGTGGACTGGGAGGCGGCCACCCGGGTGCACTCCCTGCTGGCGTGGGCCGTGGTCGGCGCGACCGTCCTGCTGTGGTCGGCGCTGCGCGCCGCGGGCGCCCCGAGGCGGCCCCTGGCCCGCACCCGGGAGCTGTTCCTGGTGCTGATGGCGCAGGGCGCGATCGGCTACGCACAGTACCTGACCGAACTGCCCGAGGTGTTGGTGGCGCTCCACCTGTTCGGCTCCTGCCTGGTGTGGATCGCCGTGCTGCGGATGCTGCTGTCGCTGCGCGAGCGCGGTCTGCCGCCCACCGTGGACGGCGGGGCGGACGCCACCGCCGCGCTCCCCCGGTCCGCCGCTCCGGCCGGTCTCGCCGCCGGCCGGTAG
- a CDS encoding ABC transporter permease: protein MIVAQAVLETRLLLRHGEQLLLTVVIPTLLLVLFSAVEIVDLTRGDEGDGERVDFLAPGVLALAVLSTAFTGQAISTGFERRYGVLKRLGASPLPRWGLMAAKTCAVLVVEVLQVALLTSVALALGWSPHGSPLAVALLLLAGTAAFSGLGLLMAGTLRAEATLAAANLVFVLLLVGGGVVVPLERFPAAVRGALELLPISALSDGLREVLRDGAGTPWGNLAVLAVWAVLGLAAAARFFRWE, encoded by the coding sequence ATGATCGTCGCGCAGGCCGTCCTGGAGACGCGGCTGCTGCTGCGCCACGGCGAGCAACTGCTGCTGACCGTCGTCATCCCGACGCTGCTGCTGGTGCTGTTCAGCGCCGTGGAGATCGTGGACCTGACCCGGGGCGACGAGGGCGACGGCGAACGGGTGGACTTCCTGGCTCCGGGCGTGCTGGCGCTGGCGGTGCTCTCCACCGCCTTCACCGGTCAGGCCATCTCCACCGGGTTCGAGCGGCGCTACGGCGTCCTCAAGCGCCTGGGCGCCTCGCCGCTGCCCCGGTGGGGGCTGATGGCGGCCAAGACGTGCGCGGTGCTGGTCGTCGAGGTGCTCCAGGTGGCGCTGCTGACCTCGGTCGCGCTGGCCCTGGGCTGGTCGCCGCACGGGAGCCCGCTCGCCGTGGCGCTGCTGCTGCTCGCCGGAACGGCGGCGTTCTCCGGGCTCGGACTGCTGATGGCCGGGACGCTGCGGGCCGAGGCGACACTGGCCGCGGCCAACCTCGTCTTCGTCCTGCTGCTGGTGGGCGGCGGGGTCGTGGTGCCGCTGGAGAGGTTCCCCGCCGCGGTGCGCGGAGCGCTGGAACTGCTGCCGATCTCCGCGCTCTCGGACGGGCTGCGGGAGGTGCTGCGCGACGGCGCCGGAACGCCGTGGGGGAACCTGGCGGTCCTGGCGGTGTGGGCGGTGCTCGGTCTGGCCGCGGCGGCCCGCTTCTTCCGCTGGGAGTGA